The Leptospira sp. WS60.C2 genome includes the window AATCCATTGGTCTTTTAGACAAATCAAACCAATTGTATCAAACCCTATCATCAGGGGAAAAAATGAAGGTATTACTCTTACGTGCGTTTGGTGAAGGAAAAAACTTACTGATCTTAGATGAACCGACTGCCGCTCTTGACCTCACAGCTAGAGTAGGATTCGATAGAACTCTTAGTAAGCTAAAAGAAAAAAATCCCAAACTCAGTCGCATTCTCATCACACACCGCATCGAAGAAATTCCAGCAGATTTTCATAAAGTATTATTGCTAAAAGAAGGAAAACAATTGGCACTCGGCGATAAAAGTTCTGTCTTCACGAATGCCAATCTTTCCCAACTCTATGATTTAGAAGTGTCTGTAAGCGAAAAAAAAGGACAGTATCATATCACTGTCCTCTCCTAAACAATCTGAATTCTTCTCTCACCATATCCAACCTGGGAATCTGATGAGAGTTTTCTAACAAGCGCTTATCGATACATCGATTGTTCGATAAAGTTAGTCGCTTTACAATTTCCTGTTCCTACATCCGTGATGGACTTGTCTTGTGCGATACAGAAAAGTTTCCACCAACGATTCG containing:
- a CDS encoding ABC transporter ATP-binding protein, whose amino-acid sequence is MSEVIRFDSVSFIRNEKIILQDVSFALNEGESLVIIGRNGAGKTTLINLLFGYLWPTSGTVSAFGETYGDTPMAPLQNQMGIVQPGHQETLLQRLTCLEMVITGVIGTLGLYKEPTVEQTKIAKDLLQSIGLLDKSNQLYQTLSSGEKMKVLLLRAFGEGKNLLILDEPTAALDLTARVGFDRTLSKLKEKNPKLSRILITHRIEEIPADFHKVLLLKEGKQLALGDKSSVFTNANLSQLYDLEVSVSEKKGQYHITVLS